AGCCGTGGCCCAAGTGGTGCTCGTCGACTCCAAATTCTCCCATCTGCCCGACGTGGTGGCGCGCGGCCGTCAGGTGATGGCCAATATGGAACGCGTCGCCGGACTGTTCCTCGTCAAAACCGTGTACTCCGCGCTGATCTCGCTCGGCGTGGTGCTCACGGCGATTCCATATCCCTATCTGCCCCGGCATGTCACCTATGTGGGGGCGCTGACCATCGGCATGCCCGCGTTCATCCTCGCGCTCGCGCCGAACACGCGCCGCTACATTCCCGGCTTCCTCAAACGCGTCGTGCATTTCGCCCTGCCGGGAGGCGTGGCCACCGGCCTGTCGGTGCTGTGCGCGGCGTGGTTCCTGCCTCCCATCATGGGATGGGACATCGTCAACTCCGACGCCGATCTGGCGGCCCTGCGATCCACCAGCGCGATCATCCTGTTCTTGATGGGCGTGTTCGTGCTCGCCCGGGTGGCGCAGCCGCTCAACAGTTGGCGAGGGATTCTGGTCGCGTTCTTCGCCGCGGCCGGCGTGATCGGCATGTTCATCCCCTTCGTGGCGAGCTTCTTCGCCCTGCATCTGCCCACCGGCAGCACGTTGGTCGCCACGCTGCTCGCGATGGTGGGCGCGGCCATCATCTTCTTCCTCTGCCTGTTCGTCGCCCCGCATGTGGCCAGACTGGTGCCGAGGCAGTATCTCACATAACAAGCCGACACGCCAGAGGGTCGGTAACGTTCTTGTACCATCCGAAGCGGATAATCAACAGCATCACAGCCGTTATTTGAAGCTCGGAGGAAGCATGTCCGTTCGCGACGACCAGCTGTCGACTTTGAAGGTCGCAGGCAAGGAATTCGACTACTACCGCATCGACGACCTGCCTGGCGTCGACCACCTGCCCTACTCGCTGAAGGTGCTCGTCGAGAACCTCGTGCGCAACATCGACGGGGCCAACATCACCGACGAGCATGTCAAGGCGCTGCTCGATTGGGATCCGGGCGCCGAGCCGAGCCACGAGATCCAGTTCACCCCCTCTCGCGTGGTGATGCAGGACTTCACCGGCGTGCCCTGCGTCGTGGATCTGGCCACCATGCGCGACGCCGTGTCCGCCCTCGGCGGCGACCCGGACGTGATCAACCCGCAGGTGCAGGCCGACATGGTCATCGACCACTCCGTGCAGATCGACAAGTACGGCGTGGCCGACGCGCTCGAACAGAACATGGACATCGAATACCAGCGCAACGGCGAACGCTACCAGTTCCTGCGCTGGGGTCAGCAGGCGTTCAAGAACTTCCGCGTCGTGCCGCCGGGAACCGGCATCATCCACCAGGTCAACATCGAATACCTGGCCTCCGTGGTCATGTCCAAGGACTCCGGCCTGAACGACGGCCGCAAGCTCGCCTACCTCGACTCCTGCGTGGGCACCGACTCGCACACCACCACCGTCAACGGCCTGGGCGTGCTCGGCTGGGGTGTGGGCGGCATCGAAGCCGAGGCCGCCATGCTCGGCCAGCCGATCTCCATGCTCGTGCCGCGCGTCGTGGGATTCAAACTCACCGGATCCATTCCCGAGGGCGTCACCGCCACCGACGTGGTGCTCACCATCACCGACATGCTGCGCCAGCACGGTGTGGTCGGCAAGTTCGTGGAGTTCTACGGCGAGGGCATCGCCTCCGTGCCTCTGGCCAACCGCGCAACCATCGGCAACATGGGCCCCGAATTCGGCTCCACCTGCGGCATCTTCCCGATCGACGACGTCACGCTCGACTACCTGCGCTTGACCGGCCGCTCCGAAGAGCAGGTCGCGCTCGTCGAGGCCTACGCCAAGGCCAACAAGCTGTGGGGCGACACCACGGCGGAAGGATATGTGGAGCCTCGGTATTCCGAATACCTGGAGCTCGATCTGGGCGACGTGGTGCCGTCCATCGCCGGACCCAAGCGTCCGCAGGACCGCATCGTGCTCGCCGAATCCAAAGCCAAGTTCGAAGAGACCCTGCCCGCCTACACCACCGAACGCACAGTGAACGATCCGGTCGCCGTCTCCACCGACTTCCGCGGCGACTTCGACGTGAAGAACGGCGACGTGGCCATCGCCTCCATCACCTCCTGCACCAACACCTCCAATCCCTCCGTGATGATCGCCGCCGGTCTGATCGCCCGCAACGCGGTCGCCAAGGGACTTGAGCCCAAGCCTTGGGTCAAAACCTCGCTGGCCCCCGGCTCCCAGGTCGTGGCCGACTATCTGAAGCAGGCCGGCCTGCAGGACGATCTCGACACGCTCGGCTACCAGCTCGTCGGCTTCGGCTGCGCCACCTGCATCGGCAACTCCGGCCCGCTGCTGCCCGAAATCTCCAAGGCCATCAACGAGAACGACCTGACCGTCACCGCCGTGCTCTCCGGCAACCGCAACTTCGAAGGCCGCATCAGCCCGGACGTCAAGATGAACTATCTGGCATCCCCGCCGCTGGTCATCGCCTACGCGCTCGCCGGCACGATGGATTTCGACTTCGAAACCCAGCCGTTGGGCCAGGACAAGGACGGCAACGACGTGTTCCTCAAGGACATCTGGCCCTCCAACGCCGAGGTCGAGCAGGTCGTGGCCGACACGGTCAGCCGTGAGATGTTCGTCGCGGACTACGCCTCCGTATTCGACGGTGACGAGCGTTGGCGCGGCCTCGACGTGCCCGAAGGCGAGCTCTTCGCCTGGGACGACGCCTCCACCTACGTGCGCAAGCAGACCTTCTTCGACGGCATGAGCGCCCAGCCCGAGCCGGTGGCCGACATCCACGGCGCGCGCGTGCTCGCCCTGCTCGGCGACTCCGTCACCACCGACCACATCTCCCCGGCCGGCGCGTTCAAGGCGGAAAGCCCCGCCGGACGCTACCTGACCGAGCGTGGCGTGGAGCAGAAGAACTTCAACTCCTACGGTTCCCGTCGCGGCAACCATGAGATCATGGTGCGCGGCACCTTCGGCAACATCCGCCTGAGGAACCAATTGCTCGCCTCGGTGGGCGAGGAGGTCACGCCCGGCGGCTTCACCTACGACTTCCTCGACGGCAAGCCGACCACGATCTTCGAGGCCGCGCAGCACTACATCGCCAACGAGGTTCCGCTGGTCGTGCTCGCCGGCAAGGAGTATGGCACCGGCTCCTCGCGCGACTGGGCCGCTAAGGGCACGGTGATGCTCGGCGTCAAGGCCGTGATCACCGAAAGCTTCGAGCGCATCCACCGCTCCAACCTGATCGGCATGGGCGTGCTGCCGCTGCAGTTCCCCGCCGGGGAGAGCTACGCCTCCCTCGGCCTGGACGGCACGGAAACCTATGACATCGCCGGCGTGGAGGAGCTCAACAGCGGCGTGACCCCGAAGACGGTTCATGTCACCGCCACACGTACGGACGGCTCCGTGGTCGAATTCGACGCCGTGGTGCGCATCGACACACCCGGCGAGGCCGACTACTACCGCAACGGCGGCATCCTGCAGTACGTGCTGCGCAACCTCATGCGTCAGTAAGCGACGCGCGGGCATACGGCGGATAGACGTGGGGCCGTGGCTTCTTCAGGAGCCACGGCCCCACGCCTGTTGTTATGACAGTGAACGCGGTAGATAATGCAAGTAATGAGGCGGATAGTGCAACTGTTGACCGTTGCGGCGGGGGATTGTGCTAGGTAGAGTTGTGTGAGTCGACATACGTAAAACGATTGACATTCAACCGGCAAAGGAGCGTACAACAAGCCATGACCACGCAATCGACCCCCGGATACGCCAGCCAACGCGAACGCATGCTCGCCGGCGAACTCTATGTCGCCGACGATCCGCAGCTGCAGGAGTTGAACATGCGCAAGCGTCGTCTGGTGCACGCCATCAACACGAGCGGTTATGACGCTTTCGACGAGCGCAAAGCCCTGTTCACGGAGCTGTTCGGCTCATACGGCGAAGGCGCGTTCATCGAACCGCCGTTCAACTGCGACTATGGTTGCAACATCAGCGTCGGCAGGAACTTCTACGCCAATATGGACTGCATCTTCCTCGACGTGGCCCCGATCACCATCGGAGACCGCGTGTTCTTCGGCCCGCGCGTCAACCTGCTCACCCCGTACCATCCAATCGACGCCGCCGTGCGCTCGTCCGGACCCGAAGGCGCGCTGCCCATCACCATCGGCGACGACGTGTGGTTCGGCGGCAACGTGACCGTCTGCCCGGGCGTCACCATCGGCAACGACGTGGTGGTCGGAGCCGGTTCGGTGGTCGTCAAGGACATCCCCTCGCACAGTGTGGCCGTGGGCAACCCCTGCCGGGTCGTGCGCGAGATCGGCGACGCGGACCGCGAGTATTGGGAGCGCAAGGCCGCCGAATATCACGCATGGAAGGCCACCATCACGCCTTCCGACGCGTCGGCGGCCTGATCGTCAAGGGATTGCCGACGGTATTGCGACGGCGTGGCATCCATAACGGTGCGGAACGTGCGTGTGAAGAAACTGACTGAGGCGAATCCCGTCCGCGACGCGATGACGTTCACCGGCAGCGCGGTGGTCGTCAGCAGGCGCGCGGCGGCCCGGACCCGCACGTCGGTGACGAATTCGATCGGCGTGAGATCCAGATAACGGCGGAATACCGTCGTGCAGGCGGTGCGACCAAGCGAGCCAGCCTCGGCGATCTGGGCCAAGGTGATGGGTTGGTCGTAGTGGCCATGCACGAATTCGACCATGGCGCTCAACGCGGCCAGATGCGGGTGCGCGCCGTCCATCGGCCGTGCCGTCTGGGATAGAGCCAACACGTCCCTGACCAGCGCGTAGAAACCGCTGGCCACGGTCAGCGGCGACAGTTCGTCGGCGTACACGCGGCTTTTCAGCAGCTGATCCAACGTCGCCAAAATCCGTCGTCCCTCCTCGCGCCCCTCCTCGATCACCAGATACGGTAGTCGTCGGTTCTCCATCAACGGTGCGATATACCGTTGCGTGAGTTGCGGCAGAACGCCGAAACGCAGCGGATTGAGCAACGTGCAGGCGAACTCGCAGTCCCGGCCGTCCAAATCGAATCCGTAATGCAGCTGGCGTGAATTGACGAAGATGCCCTGCCCCTCATCGAGACGCACGACGTCGCCGTTGACGAAGAACCGCATGCTTCCCCGGATCACATGCAGGAATTCGAAATCGACATGCCAATGACATTCGGCGCGCATATGCGGATACTGGCTGAGCAGCGAATGTTCGGTGAACGAGAAGAACATCGGACCGTCATACCGCACCACCTCGGCACCGGTGGGCAGACGGCCGGCGGGCGCGACCGGAATCAACGGCAATGCAGCGGCGACGTCTCCTCCATCGGTTTGGGTCGCGGATTCCTTGTTCTGCGGCGAACTGTCGGTCGGGTGGTCCATCAGATTTGCCTTCGGTAGATAATCCAATTCTTCAACAGTGCTTTCCTATCGTATCCGAAGCACTACGTACGTTTCTTCTATTGGGAGGGGTCTGTGTGATGTCTGATCCGCAATCCGCCGCCGGCGCGACGGTGGCGATGCCGCGACGGGAGTTTCTCACGCACGTGTTCACGTTGGCGCTGCCCATCGCTTTTCAACAGTTCATGCTGGCGCTGTCGTCATGCGCGGACGGACTCATGCTCGGCGGCGTCGGACAGAACGAACTATCCGCCGTCTCGCTCGCCACCCAGTTCCAATTCATCTTCAATCTCATCCTCGCCGCGTTGATCCTCGGCATGAGCATGCTGGTGGCGCAGTATTGGGGCGCGCGGGACAGGGGAGCGGTGGAACGCGTGTTCGGTTTCGTGGTGCGGTATGCGGGACTGGTGGCCGCACTGTTCGCCGCGGCGACGCTGCTCGCGCCGGAACTCCTGATGTCGCTGATGACCAACGACGCCACACTGGTCGCGCTCGGAGCGCGGTACCTGCGCGTCTCCTCGGTCTCCTACCTGTTCATCGGCATATCGCAGATGGCCATCTGTCTGCTGAAGAACATCGGCGCGGCCGCGGCCAGCATGATGATTAGCACCGTGGGCGTCATCATCCATGTGGCGCTCAATCTGCCGCTGATCTACGGTATGGGTGGATGTCCCGCGCTGGGCGTCGAAGGCGCCGCGGTCAGCACGGTCATCTCCCGAGGCATCGAATTGGCATGGTCGCTGCTGCTGATCCGGCGGATCGGCGTGGTCCGGTTGCGTTGGCGGCATATCGCACGGCCGGACGCGGCGTTGCGCAAGGATTTCTGGCGGTACACCATCGTGCTGTTGGGCAATGAGCTCGTATGGGGCTGCGGCTTCACCATGTACACCGTGATCATGGGTCATTTGGGTGCCGACGCCGTGGCCGCGAACGCGATCGCCAACATCGTCAAGGACCTGCTGGTGTGCATGTGCAGTGGTATGGGCAACGCCGGCAGCATCATGGTCGGCAATATGCTCGGACGCAACGATTTCGCCGGAGCGAGGCTCGCCGGCCGGCGCTTTTGCCTGCTGTCCGCGATCGTCGGCGTGCTGACGGGGCTGGCGATCCTCGCCATCCGTCCGCTGGTGCTGGAACTGGCTTCGCTGACTCCACAGGCCCACGACTACCTATCGGTGATGCTGCTGGTGTGCGCGTACTACGCGGCCTGCAAGTCGATGACGGGACTGACCATCGGCGGCATCTTTCCCGCAGGCGGGGATGTGCGCTTCGGTCTGGCCTGCGACTCCATCGTGATGTGGGTGATCGTCGTGCCCATCGGCCTGCTGGCCGCGTTCGTCTGGCATCTGCCGGTGATATGGGTGTATGTGCTGCTCAGCACCGACGAATGCATCAAGATGATCCCCGCCCTACTGCACTACCGTCGCCATCGCTGGCTGCGCAACGTCACACGCTCGGCCCCGCGCTCGTCGGATGCCGTGGAATAGGGTATGGCGGTGGGCGATGGAGGATGCCGGGATGCGACCGTCTGCGCCGTTCAGCGCCATAGGAAGCCGAGGATGTAGGCCAAGGCGGCCAGCGCCAGTGCGATGGATTTGATGATCTCCCGCCATCGGAACGGCTCTTCGAAGCTCTGTGCCTGAGGACGTGGCGAAAGCTCGTGTTCCGGCGCGTGCTTCGCCAGTTGTTGGATCTGCTGCTCCCGGTCCTTGTTCGCCCGATGCACGCCGCGCAGATCGGCGAGCTCCTTGTCTTTCATCGCCTGATGCGTGGTGGGGATCGCATTGTTCAGGAATCCGAGGAACGGCGCGAGAATCAGGCCGAACTGTCCGACCATCGTCAGTCCGTGCATACCCATCTGCACCAGCATCAGGGTCGCGCCGGCGCATCCGAGCACGAACTCGATGCTGGGCAGGACAAGCATCGCCAGCACGGTCCAAAAGCCGCGCATCAGCTCCGTCCATAGAATCACGATGGAGATTAAGGTGATGATCACCGTCGAAGAGAAGGTGCAGAAGTTCAGCACCAGCGTGTGGTCGCCGTCCTCGCTGAGCCCTTCGATCAGCACGAATGCGGTGCCGGCCACTGTGACGATGATCTGCAAGGCCACCAGCCACCGGCATACCGTATCGCCCAGTTCTCGCCTCTTATGCGTATGGTCCGTATGATCTGCATGGTCCGCATGATGTTCCATGCGGTTCATCATAGCCGTGAGGGCGACGATGGGTGACGGCGTGGACGATTGAACAGAAGGTGCCCATTCATCCACGCTGGCAAGGTGCTGAGCGTGAACGAACGGTTGGCTGCTGACGGACTGTCCACACTGACGGGGTTCTCAGTGTGGGCGGATGGTTGGTTGCTGACGGATCGTCCACGATGACGATTGGTAGCGTGGATGGATTGTCGGTGTATGTCGGATCGTCCACGTTGACGGGGTGCTGAGTGTGGATGGATGGGTAGTAGCTGACGGATCGTCCACGCTGATGGCCATCAGCGTGGATGGATTGCCGGTTTATGTCGAAATGTCCACGCTGGCAAGGTCCTCAACGTGGGCGGATGGGCGGCAACTGACAGATTGTCCACGCTGGCAAGGTCCTCCGCGTGGACGAATGGGCAGTAAGCGCCGGATCATCCTCGTTGATGGGATGTTCCGTGCCGCCCGGATATGCTATTTCGCCCATCCGCGCCGTTGAAATGGGAGGTTGCGATATCCCATGCATCCGTTTGGGCCGCCTATCGAGATGCCGAAAGCGTTTAAAAAAAAACGAGGTAACGTGACCCGTATGGTTACGAAGGGAAACTTGCTCTGGGGAAGCGCGGCATACCGGTTGTGGTTCGTGTCCGATACGTCCGACGTGTGCGCGGTCAGTCTGCGGACTCTCGTGGTTCCTCTGTTGGCGTTGCAACTGTCCGGCTCCCAGTTCGTGGCCGGAGTGATCGTCGCGATCGAATCCACGATCATGATGGTGCTGCTCCCGTTCGGAGGCACTTTGGCCGATCGTTGGAATCGGCGGCATATGATGATCGCATTGGGAGTTTTGGGCGCGGGCCTATCCATCGCGGCGACGGTATGCCTTGTGGCTGAACGGCTGAACACATGGTCGTTTGCCTTGATCATCGCATTGTTCGCCGTGGTCAACGGATTGTTGGGAACGTCGAATGATGCGATTTTGAAGTCCATCGTTCCCATGGAGAACTTCGCCAAAGCCCAGGCCATTCGCGAAGGACGTGAGGCATGCGTGGAGCTTTCCGGCGGAGCCGTCGCGGGATTCCTCTACAAGCTGACGCAATGGTGCCCTTTTCTGGTTTCGGCGGTGTTGTATCTGACCAGTGCCGTCACTGCGCTGGCCCTTCCGCAATCTACGGGGACGCGGCATAGGCATGCCGATACCGCGACGAATGAGGCCTCTTTTCTGAAACAGTTCGCCGAAGGTTGGGTTTGGGCCATGTCGCAACGTGTGTTCTTGGCCGCGATGGTTATGGGAGCTGCGGTCAACGTCGCCTGCGTCGGCGTCGTTGTGGGATTGCAGATCACGCTTGCCGATCAGGGCGTCGATCCCGTGCTGATCGGAGTGGTGAGCACGGTGAGCGGCGTGGGTGCCCTGATCGGTTCCGCGCTGTCTGGACGTCTGGTGGACGGCGTGCCGACCGGAAAGCTCATTATCGGCGCGTTATCGCTGTTCACGATCAGTCTCGTTCTATTGCTGGTGTCGACGGCCTATCCCGTGGTGCTGGTCAGCCAAGGGATGGCCGGACTTGCGTTCCCCGCGTTGAACGCCGCCCTGTTGGGATTCATCTACGGCAAGACGCCTGAAGATCTGCAGGGTCGCGCTTCGGCGGTGTTCGAGACCACGGTCGGTCTGTTGGGCGCGTTGACCCCTGCTCTGGCCGGATATCTGCTGCAGACGAGGGGCGGATTCTTCTCGGTGGCGGCGCTTGCGTTGGCCTGCGCGATCGTCGGTCTTGCGATTGCGGTGTGTTCGCCGATTCGCGGCATCCCCAAGCCGGAACTCTGGGGCAACATCATGTTGTGACTGGATGGTGGTGCGTCGCTTCGGCTACGATGTGAGTGCGTCCGCCGACCTCACCATGCCGGTCAACGTTGAATTTGTGCGCTTCGACCGTCGCTTGCCTAGACCGTTGTTCAGACGACGGCATCTTCGATCTCAGGCTTTGCCGGAGGTCGGCTGGTGGGCGTCGATGCCATGCAGGGCGGAACGGTGATATGCGGCGGGAACTCCGGCGGACGTATGCGGATGGTCGTTCATCACCGCGAAATTCAATCCGATCAGCAGGCCTCCGCCTACAAAATTGCCGAGCAGGATCACTGTGACGGTCAGCACTTCCATCAACGGATCGCCGACGCCCTGCACCCCCGTGATGAGAAACAGCACGGAATCCGCGATGGAATGTTCGAATCCGAGGAATGCGAACACGAACACCGCCACCACCATGATCACGCATTTGGTGAAATCATTGGTGAGTTTGCCGTTGTACACCATCAGCATGCCGATGTTGATGCAGAAGTTGCAAAGGATCGCCCGCACGAACAGATCGGCCACCCCGAACGCGCCGTCGTGCAGATAGCCGGTTTTCAGTTGAACCGCGGCGACCATCTGATCGAATACGGCACCATCTATGATGGTTGAGAACCGCAGCAATATGGCGATGACCAATCCGCCGATGAGATTGCCCGTGAGACATAAGGCCAGAATGCGCAGCGAGTGCGCCCAGTTGATGCGGTGATGGTAGGCACCGATGGACACGATCATCATATTCGATGTCAGCAGTTCCGAATTGGTGTAGAAGATCAACACCAGCGCCCATCCGAAGGTGAGGGATGCCAGCACCTTGCCGAGTATGGGGAATCCCGCCGGCGCGCCCTCGACGCGGAATGCGGCGACGATGGCGAAATAGGTGGTGAAGAAGATGCCGACGAACAGGCCGGCCATGATGGCGCGCTGCATGTATTTGCCGGCCATCTTGCCGGTCATGGTCTTCTTGGAATCCAAGGCGTCCAGCACGGTGCTGACGAACGTGCGGCCCGGGAACAACGGATCCATAGGCTGCGGGGCGGCGAAGGGCGTGCCGTTGGATGGCGGCGAAGGCGTGTCGCCCAACGTGGTCGCGTAATCGTTCGGCATGCCGCCGATGTCCGCTGGATGCTGTGGGGTGGGGTGATCTTCCATACGTTCAGTGTGTCATGCCGTGCGACCCTATACGATGCGGAATGCTATGAGTTTGCTCACATAACGCGGTTATGGTGCCGAATATGGGTGAATATGCCATGCAAACGAGCTTGAATCCGGTCGCCATGGATATGACAGGCGCGGGAACCCTCATCCAGGTGGCGGCGCTTGCGTTGGCCTGCGCGATCGTCGGTCTTGCGATCGCGGTGTGTTCACCGATCCGCGGCATCCCCAAGCCGGAACTTTGGGACCGTGTTACCTTGTGACCGGCTGACGATGCTCGCATATGCGCCCGTGAGTATGATTGGGCGTGAATGAAGGAGGCCGATATGGTACGCAAGGCATTGATCGTGGTGGATGTGCAGCCGACCTTTTGCGAGGGCGGCGAGCTTGGCGTGGAAGGCGGCGACGCGGTGGCCGAGCGCATCGCCGCGTACATGACGGCGCATCGCGACGAATACGCGTATATCGCCACCACGCAGGATTGGCATATCGAACCGGGGGAGCATTGGTCCGACCAGCCGGACTTCGTGGACACCTGGCCGGTCCACGGCAAAGCGGGCACGCCGAATGCCGAACTGCATCCGGCCGTCAAGGCGCTGGATATCGAACACCACTTCAAGAAAGGCCAGTATTCCGCGGCCTATTCAGGTTTCGAAGGCATCGAAGACAACACCGACCGCATCCAGACGCGTGACGAGGTCGCCGCCGAAGCCGAGGCGGGCAGGACGCTCGCCACCGCGCTCGCCGATGCCGACGTGACCCAGGTGGACGTGGTCGGCATCGCCGAATCGCATTGCGTCAAGGAGACCGCGCTCGACGCGCAACGCCTCGGCTACGATGTGCGCGTCTTCACCGACCTCACCGTGCCTGTCAGCGCCGAACTCGGCCAGGCCGCCCGCGAGGAGATGTCCAGCAATGACATCGAACTCGTACATTCATAGCCGTGATGATGAGCTGGAGACGATTCGGACAATCGTCTCTCAGATCGCTCGACAGTATGGGCTTGCCGAGATGTATCTCTACGGCTCCATGGCTCGAGGCGATGCCGATTCTGACTCCGATATCGACCTGATGTACCGTTACAAGAAGGATAGACAAAGACAACTGCCGAACATTATGACGATGAAGGAGACGCTGGAGCGTATGTTGGGACGCGAAGTGTCGCTGCTGTCCCTGGATTCGCTCGAAAAACACGCTTTGACCAGTCGTGCGAGCAGACGGTTCTATGAAGGTGCCAAAACCGACATGATTAGGCTGGCGTGAGGAGGCGTGTTGGTCGGAAAACTGCTATAGCGAGGGGCATTCACTCATAGACGGGCGGGGATGTCGGCGCGTTCGACCAGACGCGCCATCTGCACGCGGCCCATGCTCAACTTGTCGGAGGCCGACGAGAGGTGGGCTTTGGCGGTGCGCTCGGAGATGAACATGCGGGAGGCGATTTCGGCGTTGGTGTAGCCCTCCGCGGCAAGCACCACAGCCTCGCGCTCGCGTGCGGGCAGCGTATCCAACAGGGCACGTGCCTCATCGCGGCGCGACTGCGGCCGCTGCGCCGTCAGATCGCCGATCAGCTGCCGTTGGCTGGCGATGTTGAACTGGGGCGTTCCCTCGCATACGCCCAACACACGTCGGATGATCTCCTCCGGAGCGTCGGTTTTCGACACGAATCCCTCCGCGCCCGCCTCGATCGCCCGTTCGACCGTGTTGGATGGGCTGAGCGACGTCAGAATCAGCACATGCGGCGCGGGGGAGAGAGATCGCAGCATGCGGGTCGCATCGATGCCGTCCATACCGGGCATGGCGATGTCCATCAGCACCACGTCGGGATGTTCGTCGCGAGCCCGCTCCACCGCGGCCGTCCCGTCGGTGGACGTGGACACCACATGGATGCGCCCTGAGGAATAGTCGGTAAGAATCAGACTCATCGCCTGGCAGATCATCGGATCGTCGTCGATGACACTGACGCGTATGGGATCGCCTTGCTGCACTTCGCTCACAAGCATCCAGTCTAGCGGCGTGCCGACGCAATCCACGGCAGGCGTACATCGAGATGGAACACGAGCCGTTCGTCGAACCCATACCGACATGCGCCATGCGCTGAGGCGATGCGGGCCGTCAGTCCGGCGAGCCCGTTATGCGAATGCGATCCGTCATGCGGGGTGATAGTGGGAGCCGGCCGGGCGGAGCCCTGAATGACGGGAGATTGGGCGGGCGTCGCCTGCGATGCCGAAGGCGAGGTCGCCCGTGTAGGGGAATCCGTCGCGTCGATTTTCGCGGTGGTCGTCGGCGGTGCGGGATTGCTGACATGCACATGCACGCCATGTGTGGGGTTCGCGGTCACCTCCAATGAGACCGGAGCGTCCGGCGCATGACGGCGCGCGTTGGTCAACCCCTCCTGGATGGCGCGATAGGCGATTTTGCCGATGCCCTCATCCAACGCGCTGAGCTGTTGGATGTCGATCCAAGTGTTGAGCCGCATGCCTGCGTTGCGGGCGTCGCCGACCAGCGAGTCCAAGGACTCACGCGTCAATGCCGTCTCGTCGGAGGGAATCAGCTGCTCCCAAGCCTGCTGCGGATGCCTCAGCATATCGATGATCGCATGCGCCTCATCCAACGCGCCGGCGGCCTGCCTACGGATATCCTCGCACTGGCGCACCAGCGCCTGCGCCTGCGCGGACGGCTCCAACTTGCCGGCTTCCGCCTGCAGCGCGCTCGCGTTCAACGCCAACAACGACAGCGAATGGGCCAGCGTGTCGTGCGCCTCCGCGGCGATGGCGTCGGCCAGCTGCTGGTTGTTCAGATCGCTTTGCAGCGTGGCCGCATGGCTCGTGGCCGCGTCGGCGCGCGCTTTGACGGTTTGCAGATTGGCTCTCGATCGGATATGCAGCCCGATCAACGTGGCGATCACCACTTCGATCAGCGCCACGCTCACCGCGGTGACGACCACCGGTGTCTCTCCGGTGAGCATCTCCAGCGGCACGCCGTTTTGACCGGTGTGCGGTTTGGCAAAGATCATGTGCCAGAGCGAGGACTCCGGCGTGTTGAGGGCGTCGCGCAGATGCGCCCCAACGACGATGACGGTCGCCACTCCAACCACCCGCACCGTGCGTTT
Above is a window of Bifidobacterium eulemuris DNA encoding:
- a CDS encoding MATE family efflux transporter, with the protein product MPRREFLTHVFTLALPIAFQQFMLALSSCADGLMLGGVGQNELSAVSLATQFQFIFNLILAALILGMSMLVAQYWGARDRGAVERVFGFVVRYAGLVAALFAAATLLAPELLMSLMTNDATLVALGARYLRVSSVSYLFIGISQMAICLLKNIGAAAASMMISTVGVIIHVALNLPLIYGMGGCPALGVEGAAVSTVISRGIELAWSLLLIRRIGVVRLRWRHIARPDAALRKDFWRYTIVLLGNELVWGCGFTMYTVIMGHLGADAVAANAIANIVKDLLVCMCSGMGNAGSIMVGNMLGRNDFAGARLAGRRFCLLSAIVGVLTGLAILAIRPLVLELASLTPQAHDYLSVMLLVCAYYAACKSMTGLTIGGIFPAGGDVRFGLACDSIVMWVIVVPIGLLAAFVWHLPVIWVYVLLSTDECIKMIPALLHYRRHRWLRNVTRSAPRSSDAVE
- a CDS encoding AraC family transcriptional regulator; the protein is MDHPTDSSPQNKESATQTDGGDVAAALPLIPVAPAGRLPTGAEVVRYDGPMFFSFTEHSLLSQYPHMRAECHWHVDFEFLHVIRGSMRFFVNGDVVRLDEGQGIFVNSRQLHYGFDLDGRDCEFACTLLNPLRFGVLPQLTQRYIAPLMENRRLPYLVIEEGREEGRRILATLDQLLKSRVYADELSPLTVASGFYALVRDVLALSQTARPMDGAHPHLAALSAMVEFVHGHYDQPITLAQIAEAGSLGRTACTTVFRRYLDLTPIEFVTDVRVRAAARLLTTTALPVNVIASRTGFASVSFFTRTFRTVMDATPSQYRRQSLDDQAADASEGVMVAFHA
- a CDS encoding sugar O-acetyltransferase translates to MTTQSTPGYASQRERMLAGELYVADDPQLQELNMRKRRLVHAINTSGYDAFDERKALFTELFGSYGEGAFIEPPFNCDYGCNISVGRNFYANMDCIFLDVAPITIGDRVFFGPRVNLLTPYHPIDAAVRSSGPEGALPITIGDDVWFGGNVTVCPGVTIGNDVVVGAGSVVVKDIPSHSVAVGNPCRVVREIGDADREYWERKAAEYHAWKATITPSDASAA
- the acnA gene encoding aconitate hydratase AcnA, giving the protein MSVRDDQLSTLKVAGKEFDYYRIDDLPGVDHLPYSLKVLVENLVRNIDGANITDEHVKALLDWDPGAEPSHEIQFTPSRVVMQDFTGVPCVVDLATMRDAVSALGGDPDVINPQVQADMVIDHSVQIDKYGVADALEQNMDIEYQRNGERYQFLRWGQQAFKNFRVVPPGTGIIHQVNIEYLASVVMSKDSGLNDGRKLAYLDSCVGTDSHTTTVNGLGVLGWGVGGIEAEAAMLGQPISMLVPRVVGFKLTGSIPEGVTATDVVLTITDMLRQHGVVGKFVEFYGEGIASVPLANRATIGNMGPEFGSTCGIFPIDDVTLDYLRLTGRSEEQVALVEAYAKANKLWGDTTAEGYVEPRYSEYLELDLGDVVPSIAGPKRPQDRIVLAESKAKFEETLPAYTTERTVNDPVAVSTDFRGDFDVKNGDVAIASITSCTNTSNPSVMIAAGLIARNAVAKGLEPKPWVKTSLAPGSQVVADYLKQAGLQDDLDTLGYQLVGFGCATCIGNSGPLLPEISKAINENDLTVTAVLSGNRNFEGRISPDVKMNYLASPPLVIAYALAGTMDFDFETQPLGQDKDGNDVFLKDIWPSNAEVEQVVADTVSREMFVADYASVFDGDERWRGLDVPEGELFAWDDASTYVRKQTFFDGMSAQPEPVADIHGARVLALLGDSVTTDHISPAGAFKAESPAGRYLTERGVEQKNFNSYGSRRGNHEIMVRGTFGNIRLRNQLLASVGEEVTPGGFTYDFLDGKPTTIFEAAQHYIANEVPLVVLAGKEYGTGSSRDWAAKGTVMLGVKAVITESFERIHRSNLIGMGVLPLQFPAGESYASLGLDGTETYDIAGVEELNSGVTPKTVHVTATRTDGSVVEFDAVVRIDTPGEADYYRNGGILQYVLRNLMRQ